The genome window AAATCCCCAGCTCAAACATATCATCCAGGTAAGAGCAGAGAAGAACGGTGCCTACCCCACGCTTGACGAGCTCATCGAACAGGCCGAACTCACTCCCAAGAACCTCAAGGCACTAGCTGCCAGAAGGCCTGATCCGGACGAGGTGTCGCATATCATGCCGACAGGCGGCACGACCGGCTTGCCGAAGGCGAGCGTGAGGACTCACAATTCCTACATTACCAACGTTGAGTATCATGCAAGGGCCTGGGAGATTACAAGCAATGACACGCTCATGGTGATCACGCCCGTGGGGCACAGCATGGCCATGCACTGGGGCATCGGGGCAGCGCTGCTCAATTATGCCAAACTCGTGCTCCTCGATTCCACGCAGGGTGAGGATATCGCCGCATCGATAGAAAAAGAGAAGGTTACAGCACTGCCTTCTGTCCCCGCCCTTATCACGCGGATGCTCGCCATCGAAGGCCTCGAAAAATATGATCTGAGCTCGCTGAAGAAGATATGCCTCGGTGGAGCGCCCAGCACCCCTGAACTCCTCCGCAGTGCGTACGAAAAGCTGAAATGCGTGGTCATCAATGCCTTCGGCTCTTCTGAGGGCACCAATATTACTACAAGGCTGGGGGACAGCATGGATGTCATCCTCGGCAGCGTCGGAAGACCCGCCTGCCCCTACGACACAATCAAGATCATCGACGATAGAGGAAAAGAGGTGCCTCAAGGACAGGAAGGCGAGCTCGTTTCAAAAGGGCCCGGTGTCTTTACCGGGTACTTCAAATCTCCGGAAGAGAACAAAGATATCTTCACCAAGGATGGATTCTTCAAAACAGGCGACAAAGCGCGGAAAGACCCCATGGGAAATATCACGATTACCGGCCGGATCAAGGACATAATCAACAGGGGCGGCGAAAAAATCAGCGCACTGGAGATTGAGAACCGGCTCGGCGCCCATCCAGGCGTTGCGGACTCGGCAGTGGTCGGCATGCCGGATGCTGTGCTGGGAGAGAGGATTTGCGCGTACGTGAAGCTGAAGCCCGATACAGCACTCACGTTTGAAGCAGTCGTTGCCTTTCTGAAGGAGAGGGGCGCCTCAGTGCAACAGCTTCCGGAGCGCATAGAGTTCGTCCATGAGCTTCCGATGACCAAAGTGGGGAAGGTGGACAAGAAGGCGCTGAGGGATGATATAAAGCAGAAGGTAGAAGGAGCATGAGAAGACTTCAGACGCCAGGCAGACCTTAGACCTTAGACATCAGACCCCAGGCCTCAGACTCAAACATTGAAGCAAGGTCGACGGACCCGACGCCTTAAGTCTGAAGTCTGAAAGTCTGATGTCTATGGTCTGCCCTTGTATTGCACGGCGCGCTGCACGTGTGCTATTCTTTTTGCGTTCGGGGCGTGGCGCAGCATGGTTTAGCGCGCTTGCCTTGGGAGCAAGAGGTCGCTGGTTCAAATCCAGTCGCCCCGACCATAACCCGTAATACTGCTTTCGGCCGTGAGCAATCAGGCAGTATGCAGTCTCCATCTTATTGACTTTTCAGCCTGCTGCCACTAAAATAAGGGCATGTTTGAGCTGTTGACGAGGAAATACGCAATCCTTGTCACTATACTGGCCTTCTTATTCATCGCTCTCTTTTCTGAACACGGCATCATTGATTACATAAAGCTCAGAAGGCAGGTCAGCGCTGTCAAACGCTCCATAGGGAAGCTCGAAGGCGAAAACGTGCAGTTGAAGGCGCAGGTGGATCGCTTTCAGAAGGATGACCGTTACCTTGAAGAGCTGGCCAGACAGAAATACGGCTTTATCAAAGAAGGGGAAAAGGTCTACAGGATTGAAAAATGAAATACGAAGGAGCAATATACAGGCCTCCCAGCGAGGCTCACAGTCTCATACTGCAGGTGGCCGTGGGCTGTTCACACAACAAGTGTACTTTCTGCGGCTCATTCAAAGATAAAAAATTTCGTGTAAAAAGCTTCGAAGAGATTAAAGAGGATGTTGACGAGGCGAAGGCTTACGCCCGTTATATAACCAAGGTGTTTCTCGCCGATGGAGACGCCCTTATCATTCCTCAGAAGCGGCTCGTTCCAATCGTCCAACTGGTGAAAGACTCATTTCCAAAACTGGAGCGGATAGGCATCTATGGTAATGTGAAGTCGGTTCTGAAAAAATCGGTGGATGAACTGAAAAGCCTGAGAGATATAGGGCTCGGTATCCTCTACCTGGGCGTGGAGTCGGGGGACCAGGTCACGCTCGACAGGGTGTGCAAAGGCACGACGCTTGAAAAGATGGAAGAGGCGTGCCACAAGGTCAAAGAAGCAGGCATCGTACTTTCGGTGACAGTGCTTCTTGGGCTCGGAGGGGTTGAGCGCAGCAGGATCCACGCTGAAGAGACGGGCAAATTCCTGTCCAGAATTGATCCGGAGTACGCAGGAGCACTCAGCATCATCGTGGTACCGGGCACCCCGCTTGCCAGGGACATCGAGGCCGGCATCTTTCACGTTCCCGATCCCTACATGCTTCTGGAAGAGTTGGCAATCATGATAGAGCACACCAATGTGACCCACTGCTTCTTTGCGTCAAATCACGCCTCCAATTATCTTCCCATCAAGGTCTGGTTGCCGGAGCAGAAGGAGAAGGCTCTGAAGGCTATCAGACACGTTCTGGCCGAGAGAGACCCTGCTCTGCTGAGGCCCGAATTTTTAAGGGCATTGTAGATGGACAGCAAGGACAGGGTCAAGGGACAAAGCGCACGGGGCACGGCAGACAATAACGCGGATGGTCACGTAGATGTGCCCGTGAGGGTCAGATATGCGGATACTGACAGGATGGGCATTGTCTACTATGGGACCTATCCCCAGTACTTCGAAATAGGAAGAAGCGAATTCATGCGGGAGAAGGGTTTCACCTACCGGGAGTTTGAGGAGATGGGGTATCACCTGGTAGTGACAGGCATCAACGTGAGGTACCATAGCGCAGCTACCTACGACGATCTCCTCAATGTGCGGACCAGCCTGGCTGATGTAAAATCGCGAGGCGTCACCTTCCATTATGAAGTTTTCAAGGACGGCGAGATCGTTGTCGAAGGCCACACCCAGCATATCTGCGTTGACCGAGGGAGAAAACCGGTGCGCATTCCCCCTGAGGTCATGGAACTCTTCAAAAATGCCTCATCCGCATGAAATCCTTGTTGTAAGGCTCACCTCTCTGGGTGATGTGCTGATGAGCCTCCCTGCAGTAAAAGCTCTCAAAGACGAACTGCCCGGCGTAAAGATATCCTGGCTTGTGGAAGGATCTGTCGCAGAGCTCTTATCACACCAGGGCTTTGTTGATCACGTCATACGGTTCCCCCGCGACCTCATCGTCGCGAGTCTGAAGAAAGGCAACGGGCTCATAGCATTCAGGTGCCTGGTCGATTTCTTGAGGAATTTACGCGCAAAGAACTACGATGTGCTCATCGATTTTCACGCGATCCTGAAGAGCGCACTCCTCGATTATGTGACGCGGGCCGGACGCAGAATAGGCTTTGGCAGAAGATTTGCGAAGGAGGGTAGCTGGCTTGCCTATGATGAAAGGGTAAACGGCGAAGAGTCGCGTCTCCACAAGGTCGAACGGAACATGCTGCTAGCGAGGCATCTCGGAGTAAACGGGACTATTCCTCGGGTAGAACTCGTGGCTCCGCCGGAAGCGGAGAGCTATGTACATGACATGCTGGCGAAGCATGATATACATCCCCCCATCATTGCTCTTTTTCCCTTTTGCAGCAAGGGGAGCCAGTTCAAACGCTGGGATCTGGCCAACTACGCGGAACTCCTGAAGCGCATGAAAGAGTCGATAAAGGCAACCGTTCTGATCCTGTGGGGTCCGGGTGAAGAGGGAGAAGCCAGACGGCTGCGCGATATGGCAGACTACGGGGTTGTGCTTCCGGCGAACCTTGGTGTTGCGCAATTGTGCGCCTTGCTCAAGAGAGCGGATATGTACGTGGGCGGCGATACGGGTGTCATGCACCTTGCCGCTTTCTCCGGCGTGCCGGTACTGGCGGTTTTCGGGCCGACTGATCCAAGAGTGAATGCGCCCTTCGGTTCGATGCACACCATGGTGCGGCGGGACCTGCCCTGCAGTCCCTGCAGGGACAAAGACTGCAAGGAAAGGGTCTGTCTCACGTCGATCACACCGGACGAAGTCTTTGAAGAGGTGCGCCAGATGTGGAACCGCATAAACATAGTCCATAAGGGGCGGAAGGAGGCTGCCGATATTTCAAATTCTAGATCCTAAGCACCAAATTCTAAACAATATCAAATTACCGAATGTCAAATGTCCCAAACGTGCCGCTTGTGCCGGCGTTTTCGTTTCTGAGTTTTGGATTTTGAACGTTAGAATTTGTTTAGAATTTAGATATTTAGATTTAGGATTTTAGGCGGTGACTTATGCGAGTGCTTTTTATATATCCGAATCTGAATGCCCAGATCGGCTTCAATTATGGCGTAGCGCATATTTCCGGGCTGCTCAAGAAGCATGGCATTGAAACCCACCTGCTCAACGTAAACGAGCAGGTGGATTATCCTCTCGATCTCGCGCGCATCAAGGAAGATGTGCTGCGTATCAACCCGGATGTGATCGGCTTTTCCGTAGTCACGAACCAGCATAAGTACGCAGTCGAGATAGCGCGCGACATAAAGAGGTACCTTCCGAGGCCGATAGTTTTCGGAGGCATACATCCCACCATGGTCCCTCTCGACGTGATGCAGGAGCCTGCAGTTGACTGCGTATGTGTTGGCGAGGGAGAAGAGGCCTTTCTTGAATACCTTACGAAGGGAAGCCCGAAGGGCGTGTTGAACATGGGTTACAGGGAAGGCCAAAAGGTAGTGCTCGAGCCCCTCAGACCTTATGTCGACCTAGGAGCGTTGCCGCCCAAGGACTATGATATCTTCGACTTTCAGAGAATAATCGATACGAAGGACGGGTGGGTCGGTCTTTTATCCGGTCGCGGCTGTCCCTTCAGGTGCACCTACTGCCTTAATCACAAGATCATCAAGATGTACAAGAACTCGGGTCATCTGCCGAAGGGCTACATCCGGAGAGAGGGAGTGGACGAGGTAATGGGTGAGATCGACTATCTCCTCAGCCATTACCAGCGCATCAAGATGTTCATTTTTGACGATGATATATTCACGCTTGATAAGGCGTGGTTGCGGGAATTCTCAGAAAAATACAGGAAGCTCACCAACACGGGTTTTGTCTGCAATGCGCATGTGCGCTTCTTTGACGAAGAAGTCGCGCGATGCTTGAAAGAGGCGGGCTGCAGGATCGTCAAGTTCGGCCTCGAGAGCGGAAGCGACAACCTGCGCAGAAACGTGCTCCACCGGTTCATGACGAATCGCGAGATCGAGGCTGCCTTCGGAGCGGCCCACAAATACGGACTTCACACGTCGGCCTTTGTGATGATCGGTTTGCCCTGCGAAACCAAAGATGATATCATGGCAACGGTCAGGCTCTTATCGAAGATCAAGCCCGGGAGATTCAGGTGGTCGCTCTTTTTCCCGTATGTGGGTACCGAGGCGTACGACATTGCGAAGGCGCGGGGCTCGATCGATTTTGAAAAAATGAAGCGCCTCGATAACTTTACCGACGAGACGTGCATGAACCTTGGCGAAGAGGCAAATCTCCTCGTCGATAAGGTGCAGCATCTTTTCTGTACTTTCGTGAATGGGTATGCGGAGCCCGACGGAGAGGCCCGCTACCGCGAGCTTGTGGACCACATCGAGGCCGCAGAACGTTCGAGCTGGGAGAAGGAAAAGAAGAGCTTCGCTGCCGAGATCGCTGAAATGGATAAGCTAGCGGTGGAGCAGGGCAGGTTGCACTATACGGTGAAGTTCAACCGGTTTATGGGTGTGAGAAGTGACTGGGAAGACGATAGTCTATCTGCCTAACTGGCTCGGGGACATGGTGATGGCCACGCCCTTTCTCTCTTCGCTGAGAAAGCCTGGCAATGGCGAGCTATGGGCCATAGGTCAGTCCAAGGCCATGCATCTCTACGACGGACTGGAGCTTTTCGACCGGTTTATACCCAATGATTCAAAGGACGTTGTCTCGTTTCTCGACAAGGTAAGCATGCTGCGTGAACTGAGATTTGACCAGGGCATTGTGCTCCCCCATTCCTTTCGCTCTGCATTGCTCTTTTTTCTCGGTGGAGTTCAGAACAGGATAGGCTACCGGCTCAACAAGAGGGGATTCATGCTCACTCAGCCTTTGAAGCGGGCGGCCAAGCTTGTGCCTACTGCCGAACAGTACCTGCGGATTCTTGATGCGCTGGGTGCTGAAAGGGAGAACGAGGCGCCTTTCCTGAGGGTGACGCCGGATGAAGAGCAGCGATTCGATCAGAAGTACACGGACGTGGGCGGGGATTACGTCGCGTTCATCGTCGGTGCGCAATACGGTCCTTCCAAGAGGTGGCCCGCCTCCCATTTTTCAGGGCTTGCTGACATGATTGCTTCGAAATATTCGAGGATGATATACATATTGCCGGGGAAGCAGGAAGTGGAGCTTGCACGACGCATACAAAATACTGTCTCTAACAAGGAGAAGGTGGGTATCGAGGTGATGGACATCGCGGACCTGAAGGTCTGCCTCTCAAGAGCCTCCCTCGTAGTCTGCAACGATACAGGGCCGCGCCACATCGC of Syntrophorhabdales bacterium contains these proteins:
- a CDS encoding glycosyltransferase family 9 protein, with protein sequence MSLPAVKALKDELPGVKISWLVEGSVAELLSHQGFVDHVIRFPRDLIVASLKKGNGLIAFRCLVDFLRNLRAKNYDVLIDFHAILKSALLDYVTRAGRRIGFGRRFAKEGSWLAYDERVNGEESRLHKVERNMLLARHLGVNGTIPRVELVAPPEAESYVHDMLAKHDIHPPIIALFPFCSKGSQFKRWDLANYAELLKRMKESIKATVLILWGPGEEGEARRLRDMADYGVVLPANLGVAQLCALLKRADMYVGGDTGVMHLAAFSGVPVLAVFGPTDPRVNAPFGSMHTMVRRDLPCSPCRDKDCKERVCLTSITPDEVFEEVRQMWNRINIVHKGRKEAADISNSRS
- a CDS encoding AMP-binding protein, which gives rise to MPMEGFTPYATRDLKKYNRLRWWLGLTWGDMFDKATDLYPDKVGLVDGAGRYTYRELREKVDRLAISLMKMGIQPKDWVLLQFPNWYEYILSFFAMQKIGAATLLLIPRHNQSEINHLASLTKPVAWIGPKKYGKIEYEPIIDDVVKENPQLKHIIQVRAEKNGAYPTLDELIEQAELTPKNLKALAARRPDPDEVSHIMPTGGTTGLPKASVRTHNSYITNVEYHARAWEITSNDTLMVITPVGHSMAMHWGIGAALLNYAKLVLLDSTQGEDIAASIEKEKVTALPSVPALITRMLAIEGLEKYDLSSLKKICLGGAPSTPELLRSAYEKLKCVVINAFGSSEGTNITTRLGDSMDVILGSVGRPACPYDTIKIIDDRGKEVPQGQEGELVSKGPGVFTGYFKSPEENKDIFTKDGFFKTGDKARKDPMGNITITGRIKDIINRGGEKISALEIENRLGAHPGVADSAVVGMPDAVLGERICAYVKLKPDTALTFEAVVAFLKERGASVQQLPERIEFVHELPMTKVGKVDKKALRDDIKQKVEGA
- a CDS encoding thioesterase family protein → MDSKDRVKGQSARGTADNNADGHVDVPVRVRYADTDRMGIVYYGTYPQYFEIGRSEFMREKGFTYREFEEMGYHLVVTGINVRYHSAATYDDLLNVRTSLADVKSRGVTFHYEVFKDGEIVVEGHTQHICVDRGRKPVRIPPEVMELFKNASSA
- the waaF gene encoding lipopolysaccharide heptosyltransferase II; its protein translation is MTGKTIVYLPNWLGDMVMATPFLSSLRKPGNGELWAIGQSKAMHLYDGLELFDRFIPNDSKDVVSFLDKVSMLRELRFDQGIVLPHSFRSALLFFLGGVQNRIGYRLNKRGFMLTQPLKRAAKLVPTAEQYLRILDALGAERENEAPFLRVTPDEEQRFDQKYTDVGGDYVAFIVGAQYGPSKRWPASHFSGLADMIASKYSRMIYILPGKQEVELARRIQNTVSNKEKVGIEVMDIADLKVCLSRASLVVCNDTGPRHIADALETPTIAILGPMDTKYTEYPSRSTHIVCKDVDCRPCNRKKCDRDHECMTGIGAQDVFAKVEEILG
- a CDS encoding septum formation initiator family protein; translation: MFELLTRKYAILVTILAFLFIALFSEHGIIDYIKLRRQVSAVKRSIGKLEGENVQLKAQVDRFQKDDRYLEELARQKYGFIKEGEKVYRIEK
- a CDS encoding radical SAM protein codes for the protein MRVLFIYPNLNAQIGFNYGVAHISGLLKKHGIETHLLNVNEQVDYPLDLARIKEDVLRINPDVIGFSVVTNQHKYAVEIARDIKRYLPRPIVFGGIHPTMVPLDVMQEPAVDCVCVGEGEEAFLEYLTKGSPKGVLNMGYREGQKVVLEPLRPYVDLGALPPKDYDIFDFQRIIDTKDGWVGLLSGRGCPFRCTYCLNHKIIKMYKNSGHLPKGYIRREGVDEVMGEIDYLLSHYQRIKMFIFDDDIFTLDKAWLREFSEKYRKLTNTGFVCNAHVRFFDEEVARCLKEAGCRIVKFGLESGSDNLRRNVLHRFMTNREIEAAFGAAHKYGLHTSAFVMIGLPCETKDDIMATVRLLSKIKPGRFRWSLFFPYVGTEAYDIAKARGSIDFEKMKRLDNFTDETCMNLGEEANLLVDKVQHLFCTFVNGYAEPDGEARYRELVDHIEAAERSSWEKEKKSFAAEIAEMDKLAVEQGRLHYTVKFNRFMGVRSDWEDDSLSA
- a CDS encoding radical SAM protein is translated as MKYEGAIYRPPSEAHSLILQVAVGCSHNKCTFCGSFKDKKFRVKSFEEIKEDVDEAKAYARYITKVFLADGDALIIPQKRLVPIVQLVKDSFPKLERIGIYGNVKSVLKKSVDELKSLRDIGLGILYLGVESGDQVTLDRVCKGTTLEKMEEACHKVKEAGIVLSVTVLLGLGGVERSRIHAEETGKFLSRIDPEYAGALSIIVVPGTPLARDIEAGIFHVPDPYMLLEELAIMIEHTNVTHCFFASNHASNYLPIKVWLPEQKEKALKAIRHVLAERDPALLRPEFLRAL